A stretch of Malus sylvestris chromosome 11, drMalSylv7.2, whole genome shotgun sequence DNA encodes these proteins:
- the LOC126589870 gene encoding uncharacterized protein LOC126589870 yields the protein MSNLNKLDFTALEVSGRNYLKWVQDVKLHLTAKNLRPAIEEATDKPVGEAEKATAMIFIRRHIHDALQTEYLAEEDPRALWVALADRFDHQKDIFLPEARHDWQHLRFQDFKSVNEYNSEVCRIRSLLKFCNETLTEEDLLEKTYSTFSASNIVLQQQYRAQKFTKFSDLISVLLLAEKQNQLLMKNHQARPTGATAVPEAHYSTNQHPKRQKRRGKGGQKPSHQGQQSQGPSKGGNKAQKRPNLAPKAPNFKNKGKAPATMNDDMCYRCGSKDHWSRICRAPKKVVDAYHSRRTKFESNFL from the coding sequence atgtcgaacttgaacaaactcgacttcaccgctttggaggtttctggaaggaactacctcaagtgggttcaagatgtgaagctccacctcactgcaaagaacttgcgtcctgctattgaagaagcaacagataaacctgttggcgaggctgaaaaagccactgctatgatcttcatccgaagacatatccatgacgctctacaaactgagtaccttgctgaggaggatccacgtgcattatgggtcgctttggctgatcgtttcgatcaccaaaaggacatattcttgcctgaagcaagacacgactggcagcacttgcgcttccaagactttaagtctgtgaatgaatataattctgaagtttgtcgaatccgatcacttcttaagttttgcaatgaaactttgactgaagaggatctcctggagaagacctactcgaccttctctgcttctaatattgtcctgcagcaacaatatagagctcagaagttcactaagttctcggatttgatctctgttttacttcttgctgaaaagcagaaccagctgttgatgaagaatcatcaagctcgacctactggggctactgctgtgcctgaagcacattatagcactaatcagcacccaaaacgccaaaagaggcgtggtaagggcggccagaagccatcccaccaaggtcaacagagccaaggcccatccaagggaggaaacaaagcccagaagcgcccaaacctcgctcccaaggccccgaacttcaagaataagggcaaagcacctgccacaatgaatgacgatatgtgctatcgttgtggttccaaggaccattggtcccgtatttgccgtgctcccaagaaggttgtggatgcatatcattctcgtcgtacgaagtttgaatcaaacttcctgtAA
- the LOC126589197 gene encoding uncharacterized protein LOC126589197 gives MVILPKAHYEWTHLRIQDFMSVAEYNSALFRITSQMKLCWDTITEEDLLEKTFSTFHASNNNELLMKNHHSRPTRFAPFSKMNAASLEVNATSSGGDNHKRGRGHKRGRWNRKGKNHGGQFHNQVQKHNSGPSFKQMNRHKGKAHMNNAPRNSEGVCHRCGGNGHWVRTSGSVSSLSQG, from the exons AtggtgattcttccaaaagcTCACTATGAatggactcacctaaggatccaggatttcatGTCAGTGGCTGAGTATAATTCTGCGTTGTTCAGAATTACTTCTCAGATGAAGCTCTGTTGGGATACAATTACTGAGGAAGATttgctggaaaagactttcagcacattTCATGCCTCAAAT aacaatgagctcctgatgaaaaacCATCATTCCCGACCTACTAGATTTGCACCATTCTCAAAAATGAATGCTGCTTCCCTCGAAGTGAACGCCACATCCTCTGGTGGCGATAATCATAAACGAGGACGTGGCCACAAGCGAGGTCGGTGGAACaggaaaggcaagaaccatggtggtcAGTTTCATAACCAGGTTCAGAAGCATAATTCAGGCCCGAGCTTCAAACAAATGaatcgccacaaaggcaaagctcatatgaacaatgCTCCCAGGAACTCTGAAGGAGtctgccataggtgtggtggcaatgggcatTGGGTGCGCACTAGTGGATCTGTATCAAGCCTCTCTCAAGGATAA
- the LOC126591240 gene encoding uncharacterized protein LOC126591240 isoform X1, whose translation MGPQIAILGAGTFVKTQYIPRLSEISNLLVLKAIWSRTEESARSAVEIARKHFPGVECKWGDKGLEEIIADSSILGVAVVLAGQAQVDFSLRMLKAGKHVLQEKPAAASTSELETALSSYKSIVDNAPDKPIWAVAENYRFEPAFVEGRKLMTEVGDVMSIQVIVEGSMNSSNPYFSSSWRRDFAGGFILDMGVHFIAGLRMLAGCELVSVSATTSHVDKTLPAPDSISSLFQLENGCSGVFVMVVSSRSPKIVWRFSGLKGTLQIERGNQDGQHGYVVLFYGSDGQSTSSFYQFSGVDEEFRAFFNDITQATLKKGTSYEAEPRMSFLEGARDVAVLEAMLESGTKQGAPVQVKKF comes from the exons ATGGGACCCCAGATTGCCATTCTTGGAGCTGGAACCTTCGTGAAGACCCAATACATTCCACGGCTCTCTGAGATCTCCAACCTCCTCGTTCTCAAAGCCATTTGGAGCCGCACGGAG GAATCTGCTAGATCTGCGGTTGAGATTGCTCGGAAGCATTTTCCAGGAGTAGAATGCAAATGGGGTGATAAGGGCCTTGAAGAAATTATTGCAGATAGTTCGATTCTTGGTGTTGCAGTTGTTTTAGCTGGCCAAGCTCAG GTTGATTTCTCACTGAGGATGCTCAAGGCAGGGAAGCATGTGCTTCAAG AGAAACCTGCGGCAGCTT CTACAAGCGAATTGGAAACTGCGCTGTCAAGTTATAAGTCAATTGTTGATAATGCCCCTGACAAACCAATTTGGGCTGTTGCAGAAAATTATAGATTTGAACCTGCTTTTGTTGAG GGAAGGAAACTAATGACTGAAGTTGGAGATGTGATGAGCATCCAAGTTATTGTTGAAGGATCAATGAACAGTTCGAACCCTTACTTCTCAAGCTCCTGGAGGCGTGATTTTGCT GGAGGTTTCATTCTGGATATGGGAGTACATTTCATCGCAGGACTGAGGATG CTTGCTGGATGTGAGTTAGTATCTGTGTCAGCTACAACCTCTCATGTTGACAAGACCTTGCCGGCACCAGATAGCATTTCCTCTCTCTT TCAACTGGAGAATGGATGTTCAGGGGTTTTTGTGATGGTGGTCTCCTCAAGGTCGCCAAAG ATAGTTTGGCGATTTTCTGGCTTGAAGGGGACGCTGCAAATTGAGCGTGGGAACCAAGATGGACAGCATGGCTACGTG GTTTTATTTTATGGTTCTGATGGACAAAGCACAAGCTCCTTCTACCAATTTAGTGGAGTGGATGAAGAATTCAGAGCTTTCTTTAATGACATAACACAGGCCACTCTAAAG AAGGGGACTAGCTACGAAGCTGAGCCTCGCATGTCCTTTTTGGAAGGTGCCAGAGATGTTGCCGTTCTAGAGGCAATGCTTGAATCTGGAACAAAGCAAGGGGCACCCGTTCAAGTGAAAAAGTTTTGA
- the LOC126591240 gene encoding uncharacterized protein LOC126591240 isoform X3: MGPQIAILGAGTFVKTQYIPRLSEISNLLVLKAIWSRTEESARSAVEIARKHFPGVECKWGDKGLEEIIADSSILGVAVVLAGQAQVDFSLRMLKAGKHVLQATSELETALSSYKSIVDNAPDKPIWAVAENYRFEPAFVEGRKLMTEVGDVMSIQVIVEGSMNSSNPYFSSSWRRDFAGGFILDMGVHFIAGLRMLAGCELVSVSATTSHVDKTLPAPDSISSLFQLENGCSGVFVMVVSSRSPKIVWRFSGLKGTLQIERGNQDGQHGYVVLFYGSDGQSTSSFYQFSGVDEEFRAFFNDITQATLKKGTSYEAEPRMSFLEGARDVAVLEAMLESGTKQGAPVQVKKF, translated from the exons ATGGGACCCCAGATTGCCATTCTTGGAGCTGGAACCTTCGTGAAGACCCAATACATTCCACGGCTCTCTGAGATCTCCAACCTCCTCGTTCTCAAAGCCATTTGGAGCCGCACGGAG GAATCTGCTAGATCTGCGGTTGAGATTGCTCGGAAGCATTTTCCAGGAGTAGAATGCAAATGGGGTGATAAGGGCCTTGAAGAAATTATTGCAGATAGTTCGATTCTTGGTGTTGCAGTTGTTTTAGCTGGCCAAGCTCAG GTTGATTTCTCACTGAGGATGCTCAAGGCAGGGAAGCATGTGCTTCAAG CTACAAGCGAATTGGAAACTGCGCTGTCAAGTTATAAGTCAATTGTTGATAATGCCCCTGACAAACCAATTTGGGCTGTTGCAGAAAATTATAGATTTGAACCTGCTTTTGTTGAG GGAAGGAAACTAATGACTGAAGTTGGAGATGTGATGAGCATCCAAGTTATTGTTGAAGGATCAATGAACAGTTCGAACCCTTACTTCTCAAGCTCCTGGAGGCGTGATTTTGCT GGAGGTTTCATTCTGGATATGGGAGTACATTTCATCGCAGGACTGAGGATG CTTGCTGGATGTGAGTTAGTATCTGTGTCAGCTACAACCTCTCATGTTGACAAGACCTTGCCGGCACCAGATAGCATTTCCTCTCTCTT TCAACTGGAGAATGGATGTTCAGGGGTTTTTGTGATGGTGGTCTCCTCAAGGTCGCCAAAG ATAGTTTGGCGATTTTCTGGCTTGAAGGGGACGCTGCAAATTGAGCGTGGGAACCAAGATGGACAGCATGGCTACGTG GTTTTATTTTATGGTTCTGATGGACAAAGCACAAGCTCCTTCTACCAATTTAGTGGAGTGGATGAAGAATTCAGAGCTTTCTTTAATGACATAACACAGGCCACTCTAAAG AAGGGGACTAGCTACGAAGCTGAGCCTCGCATGTCCTTTTTGGAAGGTGCCAGAGATGTTGCCGTTCTAGAGGCAATGCTTGAATCTGGAACAAAGCAAGGGGCACCCGTTCAAGTGAAAAAGTTTTGA
- the LOC126591240 gene encoding uncharacterized protein LOC126591240 isoform X2 — MGPQIAILGAGTFVKTQYIPRLSEISNLLVLKAIWSRTEESARSAVEIARKHFPGVECKWGDKGLEEIIADSSILGVAVVLAGQAQVDFSLRMLKAGKHVLQEKPAAASTSELETALSSYKSIVDNAPDKPIWAVAENYRFEPAFVEGRKLMTEVGDVMSIQVIVEGSMNSSNPYFSSSWRRDFAGGFILDMGVHFIAGLRMLAGCELVSVSATTSHVDKTLPAPDSISSLFQLENGCSGVFVMVVSSRSPKAFWRFSGLKGTLQIERGNQDGQHGYVVLFYGSDGQSTSSFYQFSGVDEEFRAFFNDITQATLKKGTSYEAEPRMSFLEGARDVAVLEAMLESGTKQGAPVQVKKF, encoded by the exons ATGGGACCCCAGATTGCCATTCTTGGAGCTGGAACCTTCGTGAAGACCCAATACATTCCACGGCTCTCTGAGATCTCCAACCTCCTCGTTCTCAAAGCCATTTGGAGCCGCACGGAG GAATCTGCTAGATCTGCGGTTGAGATTGCTCGGAAGCATTTTCCAGGAGTAGAATGCAAATGGGGTGATAAGGGCCTTGAAGAAATTATTGCAGATAGTTCGATTCTTGGTGTTGCAGTTGTTTTAGCTGGCCAAGCTCAG GTTGATTTCTCACTGAGGATGCTCAAGGCAGGGAAGCATGTGCTTCAAG AGAAACCTGCGGCAGCTT CTACAAGCGAATTGGAAACTGCGCTGTCAAGTTATAAGTCAATTGTTGATAATGCCCCTGACAAACCAATTTGGGCTGTTGCAGAAAATTATAGATTTGAACCTGCTTTTGTTGAG GGAAGGAAACTAATGACTGAAGTTGGAGATGTGATGAGCATCCAAGTTATTGTTGAAGGATCAATGAACAGTTCGAACCCTTACTTCTCAAGCTCCTGGAGGCGTGATTTTGCT GGAGGTTTCATTCTGGATATGGGAGTACATTTCATCGCAGGACTGAGGATG CTTGCTGGATGTGAGTTAGTATCTGTGTCAGCTACAACCTCTCATGTTGACAAGACCTTGCCGGCACCAGATAGCATTTCCTCTCTCTT TCAACTGGAGAATGGATGTTCAGGGGTTTTTGTGATGGTGGTCTCCTCAAGGTCGCCAAAGGCAT TTTGGCGATTTTCTGGCTTGAAGGGGACGCTGCAAATTGAGCGTGGGAACCAAGATGGACAGCATGGCTACGTG GTTTTATTTTATGGTTCTGATGGACAAAGCACAAGCTCCTTCTACCAATTTAGTGGAGTGGATGAAGAATTCAGAGCTTTCTTTAATGACATAACACAGGCCACTCTAAAG AAGGGGACTAGCTACGAAGCTGAGCCTCGCATGTCCTTTTTGGAAGGTGCCAGAGATGTTGCCGTTCTAGAGGCAATGCTTGAATCTGGAACAAAGCAAGGGGCACCCGTTCAAGTGAAAAAGTTTTGA